A region of Marinifilum sp. JC120 DNA encodes the following proteins:
- a CDS encoding 30S ribosomal protein S14 type Z yields MARTALKVKAKRKPKFKVREYNRCPICGRPRAFLRKYGICRICFREKALAGELPGVRKASW; encoded by the coding sequence TTGGCCAGGACAGCTTTAAAAGTTAAGGCGAAACGTAAGCCTAAGTTCAAAGTGCGCGAATATAACAGATGCCCCATCTGCGGTCGTCCTCGTGCATTCCTGCGGAAGTACGGCATCTGCCGTATCTGCTTCAGGGAAAAGGCCCTTGCGGGTGAACTTCCCGGCGTGCGTAAAGCCAGCTGGTAA
- a CDS encoding 50S ribosomal protein L2, protein MATRKLKPTSPGRRFQTISTFEEITKSTPEKSLTKGLTKTAGRNNNGRITSRRRGGGTKRLYRIIDFKRNKVEVPATVASIEYDPNRSARIALLNYADGEKRYILCPVGLNKGDQILAGEKADIKPGNALLLKNIPVGTIVHNIELHPGKGGQFCRAAGTYAQLIAKEGKYALLRMPSGEVRKVLAACCATVGQVGNIHHENITIGKAGRNRWLGRRPKVRGVAMNPIDHPLGGGEGRSSGGRHPCSPWGMPAKGYKTRSKKKPSSKLIVKRRGQR, encoded by the coding sequence ATGGCTACTCGTAAGCTGAAGCCGACCTCCCCTGGTCGCCGGTTCCAGACTATCTCCACCTTTGAGGAGATTACCAAGTCTACTCCGGAAAAGTCTCTTACTAAGGGACTGACCAAGACGGCCGGTAGAAACAATAACGGCCGGATTACTTCCCGTCGTCGTGGTGGCGGTACCAAAAGATTGTACCGTATTATCGACTTCAAACGTAATAAAGTGGAAGTACCCGCAACTGTTGCTTCAATCGAATATGATCCTAACAGAAGCGCACGCATCGCTCTGCTTAACTATGCAGACGGTGAAAAACGCTACATCCTTTGTCCTGTAGGACTCAACAAGGGTGACCAGATTCTTGCTGGTGAAAAGGCCGACATCAAACCCGGCAACGCTCTCCTGCTTAAGAACATTCCTGTTGGTACCATCGTACATAATATTGAATTGCATCCCGGAAAAGGCGGCCAGTTCTGCCGCGCAGCCGGAACCTATGCGCAGCTCATCGCTAAAGAAGGCAAATATGCTCTTCTGCGTATGCCTTCCGGTGAAGTCCGCAAGGTGCTCGCAGCTTGTTGTGCAACTGTAGGTCAGGTTGGTAACATCCATCACGAAAACATTACCATTGGTAAGGCTGGACGTAATCGCTGGCTTGGTCGTAGACCTAAAGTTCGTGGTGTTGCTATGAACCCCATCGATCACCCCTTGGGTGGTGGTGAAGGTCGTAGTTCCGGTGGTAGACACCCCTGTTCTCCTTGGGGCATGCCTGCTAAGGGATACAAGACCCGCAGTAAGAAGAAACCTTCTTCCAAGCTCATCGTTAAACGCCGCGGGCAGAGGTAG
- the secY gene encoding preprotein translocase subunit SecY, whose translation MALSGVDNLSRLPELKKKLFWTFLLLAVYRIGIHIPVPGVDSSALADFFESVSNTLFGLFDMFSGGGLRNLSIFALGIMPYISASIIVQLLGVVSPTIKRLQEEGAQGRKKITQYTRYGTVLITLVQGFGIAVGLESMTSPTGAPVVLHAGWAFRGITILTLTAGTVFLMWLGEQMTEKGIGNGISMIIFAGIVAGLPSAIFNTVRLMQAGEITLFLLLFVMAFMIAILAFIVYMERGQRRIPIHYAKRMMGRKMMGGQTTHLPLRINTAGVIPPIFASSILMFPATLASFSNNEILSKFSAYFAPSSIVYNVVYIALIIFFCYFYTAIMFDPKGISENIQKQGGFIPGIRPGTRTREYIDRVLTRITLWGSLYVAAICVLPMILIAQFNVPFYFGGTALLIVVGVAMDFMGKIESYMISRQYEGLMGKGSKIKGR comes from the coding sequence GTGGCATTGTCTGGAGTTGATAATCTTTCCCGACTGCCGGAACTGAAGAAAAAGCTCTTTTGGACTTTTCTTCTTCTGGCTGTCTACCGGATCGGGATTCACATCCCGGTCCCGGGCGTAGACAGCTCAGCATTGGCCGATTTTTTTGAGAGTGTTTCTAACACTCTCTTCGGCCTTTTTGACATGTTCTCAGGCGGCGGGTTGCGTAACTTGTCCATATTCGCGTTAGGGATTATGCCCTATATCTCCGCGTCTATTATCGTTCAACTTCTAGGTGTGGTTAGTCCCACCATTAAGCGACTTCAGGAAGAAGGGGCTCAGGGACGCAAGAAGATTACGCAGTACACCAGATACGGCACTGTGCTGATTACATTAGTTCAGGGTTTCGGTATCGCAGTGGGATTGGAAAGTATGACCAGCCCCACCGGTGCCCCCGTAGTACTGCATGCAGGATGGGCCTTTAGAGGCATCACCATTCTGACTCTGACAGCTGGTACCGTATTTCTGATGTGGCTCGGTGAGCAAATGACCGAGAAGGGCATCGGTAACGGTATCTCCATGATCATTTTTGCCGGTATTGTTGCAGGCCTTCCGTCTGCTATTTTTAATACCGTCAGACTGATGCAGGCCGGTGAGATTACTCTCTTCCTGCTTTTGTTTGTAATGGCATTCATGATCGCCATTCTGGCTTTTATCGTCTATATGGAGCGTGGACAGCGCAGGATTCCAATACATTATGCCAAGCGCATGATGGGACGAAAAATGATGGGCGGACAGACTACACATCTGCCGCTGCGAATCAACACCGCCGGTGTTATTCCTCCCATTTTCGCATCCAGTATCCTGATGTTTCCCGCGACTCTTGCCAGCTTCTCCAATAACGAGATTCTGTCCAAGTTTTCAGCGTATTTCGCTCCGTCTTCCATAGTATACAACGTAGTTTACATCGCCCTGATTATCTTTTTCTGCTATTTCTACACTGCGATCATGTTTGATCCCAAAGGAATCTCAGAGAATATTCAGAAGCAGGGCGGTTTTATCCCCGGTATTCGTCCCGGTACCAGAACACGTGAATACATTGACCGCGTTCTGACCAGGATCACCCTCTGGGGATCCCTGTACGTGGCTGCTATCTGCGTACTGCCTATGATTCTGATTGCTCAGTTCAACGTGCCATTCTACTTCGGTGGAACCGCTCTGCTTATTGTAGTCGGTGTGGCCATGGACTTTATGGGTAAGATTGAATCCTACATGATCTCCCGTCAGTACGAGGGACTCATGGGTAAGGGCAGTAAGATTAAGGGCAGGTAG
- a CDS encoding 50S ribosomal protein L24, producing the protein MNKIHVDDKVMVIAGKDKGKIGKVLKINRKKDVVLIEQVNMVSRHTKPNPYANQPGGIVEKEAPIHISNIQVVCPACTKATRVGIRETEDGKNIRFCKKCNEIID; encoded by the coding sequence ATGAACAAGATACATGTTGATGACAAAGTAATGGTCATCGCCGGCAAGGATAAGGGGAAGATCGGCAAGGTCCTTAAGATCAACCGCAAAAAGGACGTAGTCCTTATCGAGCAGGTTAATATGGTTTCCAGGCACACAAAGCCTAATCCGTATGCCAACCAGCCCGGCGGTATTGTTGAGAAAGAAGCCCCTATTCACATCTCTAACATCCAGGTTGTGTGCCCCGCTTGCACAAAAGCAACCAGAGTTGGAATTCGTGAGACCGAAGACGGAAAAAACATCCGTTTTTGTAAAAAATGTAACGAAATCATCGACTAG
- a CDS encoding 30S ribosomal protein S8 gives MPVVDPIADMLTRIRNAHGAYHKTVTIPGSKIKTAIAGILKDEGYIVDFTNEDNEINVTLKYVDGKALISGMKKISTPGRRVFVGVEDIPAVLNGLGICILSTSKGVVDGVKATELNVGGELLCEIW, from the coding sequence ATGCCTGTTGTCGATCCTATCGCCGATATGCTGACCCGCATTCGTAATGCTCACGGTGCTTATCACAAGACCGTGACCATTCCCGGGTCCAAGATCAAAACAGCTATCGCTGGGATTCTTAAGGATGAAGGTTACATTGTTGACTTCACAAATGAAGACAATGAAATTAACGTCACCCTTAAGTATGTTGATGGAAAAGCCCTTATTAGTGGCATGAAGAAAATCAGCACACCCGGTCGTCGCGTGTTTGTAGGCGTTGAAGATATTCCCGCAGTTCTCAATGGACTTGGGATTTGCATACTTTCCACTTCAAAGGGCGTAGTTGACGGCGTTAAAGCGACAGAGCTTAACGTTGGCGGCGAACTCTTGTGCGAAATCTGGTAG
- a CDS encoding 50S ribosomal protein L23 codes for MDYTQILIKPVISEKATDIKESSNQVAFYVLPSANKTEVKKAVENAFDVKVDSVRIVRKRPGLRRKFGRVVGKLSGYKKAYVKLLAGEKIEFFEGV; via the coding sequence ATGGACTATACTCAGATTCTTATCAAACCGGTCATTTCGGAAAAGGCCACTGACATTAAAGAGTCCTCTAATCAGGTCGCTTTTTATGTGCTGCCTTCTGCCAACAAGACTGAAGTCAAAAAAGCTGTTGAAAACGCTTTTGATGTAAAGGTTGATTCCGTACGCATCGTACGTAAAAGACCCGGTCTTCGCAGAAAGTTCGGCCGTGTTGTCGGTAAATTGTCCGGCTACAAAAAAGCTTACGTAAAGCTTTTAGCGGGCGAAAAAATCGAATTCTTCGAAGGAGTTTAA
- the map gene encoding type I methionyl aminopeptidase, with amino-acid sequence MKKYRGIYLKNDKEIGLMREANRLVSTILDMLGEAIRPGITTMSLEDIACKACEGYGVKPAFKGYHGFPFALCCSVNEEIVHGFPSEKRILDEGDIVSIDMGVIYQGFYGDSARTYPVGKIADSTRKLLDVTRESLMRGIKQALPGNNLYDISRAVQEYAEGEGFGIVRRFVGHGIGRNLHEKPEVPNFVPSGLPGVQLRSGMVIAIEPMVTEGSHDIEILDDKWTAVTKDRKLSAHFEHTIAITADGPKILSLS; translated from the coding sequence TTGAAAAAGTACAGAGGAATCTACCTCAAGAATGACAAGGAGATTGGCCTCATGCGTGAGGCCAATCGTCTTGTTTCTACCATCCTGGATATGCTGGGCGAAGCCATAAGGCCGGGTATCACTACCATGAGCCTTGAAGATATCGCTTGCAAAGCCTGCGAAGGTTACGGTGTCAAGCCGGCTTTTAAGGGTTACCACGGGTTTCCTTTTGCCCTATGTTGTTCCGTGAACGAGGAAATTGTTCACGGTTTTCCTTCTGAAAAAAGAATTCTTGATGAAGGGGACATTGTCAGCATTGACATGGGCGTTATTTATCAGGGCTTTTACGGGGATTCTGCCCGTACTTACCCGGTCGGCAAGATTGCCGATTCCACCCGGAAGCTTCTTGATGTTACCCGCGAATCTCTCATGCGGGGTATCAAACAGGCATTGCCGGGCAACAATCTTTATGATATCTCCCGGGCTGTTCAGGAATATGCTGAAGGCGAAGGGTTCGGAATTGTGCGCCGTTTTGTAGGACATGGTATCGGACGCAACCTTCACGAAAAACCTGAAGTTCCAAACTTTGTACCGTCAGGTCTTCCCGGTGTGCAACTCCGGAGCGGGATGGTCATCGCCATCGAACCGATGGTGACTGAAGGTTCACACGACATTGAAATTCTCGATGATAAGTGGACCGCTGTGACCAAGGACAGGAAGCTGTCCGCCCACTTTGAGCACACCATTGCCATTACTGCGGATGGGCCCAAGATACTGAGCCTTTCCTAA
- a CDS encoding 50S ribosomal protein L30, with the protein MLKVKLVRSMIGCNPKQRATVKALGLRKIRQEKSFEDNSVVRGMIKKVEHLVEVTES; encoded by the coding sequence ATGCTTAAGGTAAAACTCGTTCGCAGCATGATCGGATGTAATCCCAAACAGCGCGCTACTGTTAAGGCGCTGGGACTGCGTAAGATCAGACAGGAAAAAAGCTTTGAAGATAATTCCGTCGTAAGAGGAATGATCAAAAAAGTTGAGCACCTTGTGGAGGTAACAGAATCATGA
- a CDS encoding 50S ribosomal protein L29: MKANELRELDNAALNEKLAEARQELFNLRFQHATAQLENTQRLSDVKRDIAKILTVQREKELGA; this comes from the coding sequence ATGAAAGCCAACGAACTTCGTGAACTCGACAACGCTGCTCTGAATGAGAAGCTTGCAGAAGCCCGTCAGGAGCTTTTCAACCTTCGTTTCCAGCATGCTACTGCACAGCTGGAAAACACCCAGAGACTGTCCGATGTCAAAAGAGACATTGCAAAGATCCTCACCGTGCAGCGTGAAAAGGAACTGGGAGCATAA
- a CDS encoding 30S ribosomal protein S19, with translation MPRSLKKGPFIDDHLLKKVVKAQDSGDRKVIQTWSRRSTIIPEMVGLTFAVHNGRKFIPVFVTENMVGHKLGEFSPTRTYYGHAADKKSKAKR, from the coding sequence ATGCCAAGATCATTGAAAAAAGGCCCGTTTATTGACGATCATCTGCTTAAAAAGGTCGTAAAAGCTCAGGACTCCGGAGACCGTAAGGTTATCCAAACTTGGTCCCGTCGCTCCACTATCATTCCTGAAATGGTAGGTCTGACCTTCGCAGTACATAATGGCCGTAAGTTTATTCCTGTCTTTGTGACCGAAAACATGGTAGGACACAAGCTGGGTGAATTTTCTCCCACTCGTACTTACTACGGCCACGCAGCAGACAAGAAAAGCAAGGCCAAACGCTAG
- a CDS encoding 30S ribosomal protein S17 — translation MAELNLKGNRRVLTGVVVSDKSDKTIVVRVETLVKHSLYKKYIRRHTKFMAHDPANECSIGDKVQIVEFRPLSRRKRWHLDKILEKAV, via the coding sequence ATGGCAGAGCTTAATCTGAAAGGAAACAGACGTGTGCTGACCGGCGTGGTTGTCTCCGACAAGAGCGACAAGACTATTGTTGTTCGTGTTGAGACCCTCGTGAAGCACTCCCTGTATAAAAAATACATCCGTCGCCACACCAAATTCATGGCACATGATCCTGCTAATGAATGCAGTATCGGCGATAAGGTGCAGATTGTTGAATTCCGCCCCCTTAGCCGGCGCAAAAGGTGGCATCTCGATAAAATTCTGGAAAAAGCAGTTTAG
- a CDS encoding 50S ribosomal protein L5, whose translation MTRLEKIYTDKVAPALNKEFGYKSTMEIPGIKAISLNIGLGEASQNAKLIDGAVAELTAIAGQKAVVTRAKKSIAAFKLREGMPVGSRVTLRRELMWDFLDKLISFALPRVRDFRGIPDKGFDGRGNFTLGIKELTIFPEIQLDQIEITKGMNVTIVTSAKTDKEGKMLLELLGMPFKK comes from the coding sequence ATGACACGTCTCGAAAAAATATATACGGACAAGGTCGCCCCGGCTCTTAATAAAGAGTTCGGGTACAAGAGTACGATGGAGATTCCCGGTATCAAGGCAATCTCACTTAACATCGGACTCGGTGAAGCAAGCCAAAACGCTAAGCTCATCGACGGTGCTGTTGCTGAATTGACCGCTATTGCTGGTCAGAAAGCAGTTGTCACCAGAGCTAAAAAGTCAATTGCAGCTTTTAAGCTGCGTGAAGGAATGCCTGTAGGTTCCCGTGTAACTCTTCGTAGAGAACTCATGTGGGACTTCCTGGACAAGCTGATCAGCTTTGCACTTCCTCGCGTACGCGATTTTCGCGGCATCCCTGACAAAGGCTTCGATGGTCGCGGTAACTTCACCCTCGGAATCAAGGAATTGACTATCTTTCCTGAGATTCAGCTCGATCAAATCGAGATCACCAAAGGGATGAACGTGACTATCGTCACCTCTGCTAAAACTGATAAAGAAGGCAAGATGCTCCTCGAGCTTCTTGGTATGCCCTTCAAGAAATAG
- a CDS encoding 50S ribosomal protein L6, with protein sequence MSRIGKKPIDIPSGVEVTVGADVVSVKGPKGTITTPVHPMVSFTVADNAVEVKRSGDSRQERAQHGLHRSLLSNCIEGVSKGFSKTLEVVGVGYKVNVQGKNIVLNVGFSHPVNYELPAGIEANAEGNTKLTISGVDKQLVGEVAAQLRRVRPPEPYKGKGVKYIDEQIRRKAGKSGK encoded by the coding sequence ATGTCCAGAATTGGAAAAAAACCTATTGATATACCTTCCGGAGTGGAAGTAACTGTTGGTGCTGACGTGGTTTCCGTAAAGGGCCCCAAAGGTACCATCACCACCCCGGTACACCCCATGGTCAGCTTCACTGTCGCTGATAATGCGGTCGAGGTGAAGAGGTCTGGCGATTCCCGTCAGGAACGTGCTCAGCACGGCCTTCATCGTTCTCTGCTCTCCAACTGCATTGAAGGAGTCTCCAAAGGCTTCTCCAAGACTCTGGAAGTAGTCGGTGTAGGTTATAAGGTTAACGTACAGGGCAAGAACATCGTTCTTAACGTTGGTTTCTCGCACCCCGTTAACTATGAACTGCCTGCTGGAATCGAAGCTAACGCAGAAGGCAACACCAAACTCACCATCAGCGGCGTAGATAAGCAGCTGGTCGGTGAAGTTGCTGCGCAGCTTCGTCGTGTACGTCCGCCAGAGCCTTACAAAGGCAAGGGCGTCAAGTACATTGATGAACAGATCAGACGTAAAGCCGGTAAGTCCGGTAAATAG
- a CDS encoding 50S ribosomal protein L18: MKMTKEQARQRKKIRIRKKISGTAVRPRLVVFRSNKHIYAQLVDDLIGKTVTASSSKALAKDGEALKLTCETAAQVGKDIAAKAKELKIETVVFDRSGYIYHGRVKALADGAREGGLKF, encoded by the coding sequence ATGAAAATGACTAAAGAACAGGCAAGACAGCGCAAAAAGATCCGCATCCGCAAGAAAATCAGCGGTACTGCAGTTCGCCCGCGTCTTGTTGTATTCCGTTCAAATAAGCACATCTACGCTCAGCTCGTAGATGATCTGATTGGCAAAACCGTGACCGCATCTTCCTCCAAGGCTCTCGCTAAAGATGGTGAAGCCTTGAAGCTCACTTGCGAGACCGCAGCTCAGGTCGGTAAAGATATTGCCGCCAAAGCTAAGGAACTTAAGATCGAAACAGTTGTATTCGATCGTAGCGGTTATATCTATCACGGCAGGGTCAAGGCCCTGGCAGACGGCGCTCGTGAGGGTGGCCTGAAATTCTAA
- a CDS encoding 50S ribosomal protein L14: MIQVESKLDVADNSGAKKVSCIKVLGGSKRRYASVGDIIVVSVKEAMPHSKVKKGAVMKAVVVRTKKEIGRPDGSYIKFDNNSAVLLNNSSDPVGTRIFGPVARELRACGFMKIVSLAPEVL; this comes from the coding sequence ATGATTCAGGTAGAATCCAAACTTGACGTAGCGGATAACTCTGGTGCCAAGAAAGTATCTTGCATCAAGGTACTGGGCGGTTCCAAGAGACGCTACGCCAGTGTCGGAGACATTATTGTAGTTTCCGTTAAGGAAGCGATGCCCCATTCCAAAGTGAAGAAGGGCGCTGTGATGAAGGCAGTCGTTGTTCGTACCAAGAAAGAAATTGGTCGTCCTGACGGTTCTTACATCAAGTTCGACAATAACTCTGCCGTTCTTCTTAATAACTCAAGTGACCCAGTAGGGACCCGTATTTTCGGGCCCGTAGCTAGAGAACTCAGAGCCTGCGGGTTCATGAAGATCGTTTCTCTGGCACCTGAGGTTCTGTAA
- a CDS encoding 30S ribosomal protein S5: MEQNDLGLIEKIVYLNRVAKVVKGGRRFSFSALVVVGDGKGQVGFGLGKANEVPEAIRKASEKARKEMITVPLLDGTLPYEVLGRYGAGRVMLKPASKGTGIIAGGPVRAVLEVVGVHDILTKAIGTNNPHNVLRATIAGLASLRSADEVSQLRGKKVVTPRK; the protein is encoded by the coding sequence ATGGAACAGAATGATCTGGGTCTGATTGAAAAAATCGTTTACCTCAACCGAGTAGCAAAAGTTGTTAAGGGTGGTAGAAGGTTTTCCTTCAGTGCCCTGGTTGTGGTAGGTGACGGTAAAGGTCAGGTCGGTTTCGGACTTGGTAAGGCTAACGAGGTTCCTGAAGCAATCAGAAAAGCTTCAGAGAAAGCCCGTAAAGAAATGATCACCGTTCCTCTGCTGGACGGAACTCTTCCTTACGAAGTTCTCGGCCGTTACGGTGCAGGACGCGTAATGCTCAAGCCCGCTTCCAAGGGTACCGGTATCATTGCCGGTGGTCCCGTGCGTGCGGTACTTGAAGTTGTAGGCGTACACGATATCCTTACTAAGGCTATCGGCACCAACAACCCGCATAACGTCCTTCGCGCGACTATCGCCGGACTTGCTTCCCTTCGCAGTGCTGATGAAGTTTCTCAGCTCCGCGGGAAGAAAGTTGTGACTCCCAGAAAGTAG
- a CDS encoding 50S ribosomal protein L16, translating into MLSPKKVKFRKRQKGRLKGKAQRGSTIAFGDIAIKTLEHGKLSNNQIEAARVAIMRHIKRGGQVWIRVFPDMPITAKPAEVRQGKGKGAPVGWVAPVKPGRILYEVKGVDIELAKEALVRASHKLPVKTTIVVKEGL; encoded by the coding sequence ATGCTATCACCTAAGAAAGTTAAATTCCGTAAACGTCAGAAAGGTCGCCTGAAAGGTAAAGCTCAGCGCGGTTCCACTATCGCTTTCGGCGATATTGCAATCAAGACTCTGGAACACGGAAAACTGAGCAACAACCAGATCGAAGCAGCTCGTGTCGCTATCATGCGTCACATTAAGCGTGGCGGTCAGGTATGGATCAGGGTTTTCCCTGACATGCCTATCACTGCCAAGCCTGCTGAAGTCAGACAGGGTAAAGGTAAAGGCGCCCCGGTCGGTTGGGTTGCCCCGGTTAAACCCGGTCGCATTCTCTACGAAGTGAAAGGCGTTGACATTGAACTGGCCAAAGAAGCTTTGGTCCGTGCATCTCACAAGCTTCCTGTCAAGACTACTATTGTAGTTAAGGAGGGATTGTAA
- a CDS encoding 30S ribosomal protein S3: protein MGQKVHPYGFRLGYTKNWLSRWFSSKDYPAFVLEDDSIRKYVKEKIFHAGISKVEIERAGGKIRLIIHTARPGIVIGRKGVEIEKLREDLRRKFNKEFALEVNEIRRPETDAQLVAENIAQQLERRVAFRRAMKRIVGLARKFGAEGIKVACAGRLAGAEIARTEWYRDGRVPLQTLRADIDYGVARANTTYGVIGIKVWIFKGEILDHEVDQ from the coding sequence ATGGGTCAGAAAGTACATCCATACGGTTTCAGACTTGGATACACCAAGAACTGGCTTTCCAGATGGTTCTCCAGTAAGGACTATCCCGCTTTCGTCCTCGAAGACGATAGCATTCGTAAATATGTAAAGGAGAAGATCTTCCACGCTGGTATCTCTAAAGTTGAGATTGAGCGCGCTGGCGGTAAAATCCGTCTGATCATTCACACCGCACGTCCCGGTATTGTTATCGGCCGCAAAGGTGTAGAGATCGAGAAGCTTCGTGAAGATCTTCGTAGAAAATTCAATAAAGAATTCGCTCTTGAAGTCAATGAAATTCGCCGTCCCGAAACCGACGCGCAGCTCGTTGCTGAGAACATTGCTCAGCAGCTTGAGCGCCGTGTGGCTTTCCGTCGCGCTATGAAGCGCATTGTGGGCCTCGCTCGCAAGTTCGGCGCAGAGGGTATCAAAGTCGCTTGTGCCGGCCGTCTTGCCGGTGCAGAAATCGCACGTACCGAATGGTACCGCGATGGCCGCGTACCTCTTCAGACTCTCAGAGCTGACATCGATTACGGTGTAGCTAGAGCTAATACCACCTATGGTGTCATCGGCATCAAGGTCTGGATTTTCAAAGGTGAAATTCTTGACCACGAGGTGGACCAGTAA
- a CDS encoding 50S ribosomal protein L4, with translation MATITIYDQTKKEVGSMDLAPEIFEVPVKPEILHLVVRSQLAAKRQGTHATKTRGMKRGGGAKPWRQKGTGRARAGSTRSPLWRGGGTTFGPQPRDYSFKVNKKVRRLALKMALTSRFSEEKLMVVKSIDLPEIKTRLFAEVAESLGLYKALIIVKDADSKLLLSARNIPGIKLISADQLNVYDILKHRQVVMLENAAQDLQERLK, from the coding sequence ATGGCTACCATAACTATATATGATCAAACGAAAAAGGAAGTAGGGAGCATGGATCTTGCTCCGGAAATCTTCGAAGTTCCGGTCAAGCCCGAAATCCTGCACCTCGTAGTACGCTCTCAGCTTGCTGCCAAACGTCAAGGTACTCATGCTACGAAAACTCGTGGTATGAAACGTGGCGGTGGTGCAAAGCCCTGGCGCCAGAAAGGCACCGGTCGTGCTCGTGCAGGTTCTACCCGTTCACCCTTGTGGCGTGGTGGTGGAACTACTTTCGGTCCCCAGCCCCGCGACTACTCCTTCAAGGTAAATAAAAAGGTCCGCCGTCTGGCACTTAAAATGGCTCTCACTTCCAGATTCAGCGAAGAAAAGCTGATGGTTGTGAAATCCATCGACCTTCCCGAGATTAAGACTAGACTCTTCGCTGAAGTAGCTGAGTCTCTCGGACTGTACAAAGCCTTAATTATTGTCAAGGATGCCGATTCTAAACTCCTCCTTTCTGCGAGGAATATCCCTGGCATCAAGCTCATCTCTGCCGATCAGCTGAATGTTTATGACATTCTGAAACATCGTCAGGTTGTAATGCTTGAGAACGCAGCACAGGATCTGCAGGAGAGGTTAAAATAG
- a CDS encoding 50S ribosomal protein L15, whose protein sequence is MRLHEIYPFEEERKNRKRVGRGGGSGWGGTSGKGHKGQNARSGGGVPAWFEGGQMPLARRLPKRGFKNPFREEYVALNVGQVLGAFEGKAEITLEDIYERGLCKKGALVKVLGMGEVSAAVTIEAHRFSASATEKITKAGGTAKALEG, encoded by the coding sequence ATGAGGCTGCACGAAATATATCCGTTCGAAGAAGAACGCAAAAATCGCAAGCGCGTAGGTCGCGGCGGTGGCTCTGGCTGGGGTGGAACCTCCGGTAAGGGTCATAAAGGACAGAACGCCCGCTCCGGCGGCGGTGTCCCCGCCTGGTTTGAAGGTGGTCAGATGCCTCTGGCTCGTCGTCTGCCTAAGCGCGGTTTCAAGAATCCCTTCCGTGAAGAGTATGTAGCTCTTAACGTTGGTCAGGTTCTTGGTGCCTTCGAAGGCAAAGCTGAAATAACCCTCGAAGACATTTACGAAAGAGGCCTTTGCAAAAAAGGTGCTTTGGTAAAAGTTCTCGGCATGGGCGAAGTAAGTGCTGCTGTCACCATCGAAGCTCACCGCTTCAGCGCATCTGCGACTGAAAAGATTACAAAGGCAGGTGGTACTGCCAAAGCCCTGGAAGGATAA
- a CDS encoding 50S ribosomal protein L22: MEARAIAKYMRISARKVRLVAENIKGKPVEEALNILKFTPKKGADMLSKVLYSAVANAEQIPGVDVDSLYVDVVKADEGPTWKRIQPRAMGRAYRICKRTSHITVVVKEL; this comes from the coding sequence ATGGAAGCAAGAGCTATTGCAAAATATATGCGCATTTCCGCTAGGAAAGTGCGCTTGGTAGCGGAAAACATCAAGGGAAAGCCTGTTGAGGAAGCCCTCAACATTCTGAAATTCACCCCCAAAAAGGGTGCTGATATGCTCAGCAAAGTACTGTATTCTGCAGTTGCTAACGCTGAACAGATTCCCGGAGTGGATGTTGACTCTCTTTACGTAGACGTCGTCAAAGCTGACGAAGGTCCTACCTGGAAGAGAATTCAGCCCAGGGCTATGGGGCGTGCGTACCGTATTTGTAAACGCACCAGCCATATAACCGTCGTAGTAAAAGAATTGTAG